Proteins encoded within one genomic window of Deinococcus sp. YIM 134068:
- the menC gene encoding o-succinylbenzoate synthase, with protein MLRIDAAELWLVRLPLKFRFETSFGVQTEKLVPLLVLHGDGVQGLSEGTMEFAPMYREETIAGALHLLREVFLPRVLGETFANPEAVEAALGGFRGNRMARAMVEMAAWDLWARTLGVGLGTLLGGRKTEVEVGVSLGIQADEDATVDAVRRHVEQGYRRIKLKIKPGWDVQPVRAAREAFPDIRLTVDANSAYTLADSGRLAALDAYDLTYTEQPLAWDDLVDHAELQRRLRTPLCLDESVASAADARKGLALGAGRVINVKVARVGGLAEARRVHDLAHAFGVPVWCGGMLESGVGRAHNIHLSTLPNFTLPGDTSSASRYWETDVVNEGLEAEGGLMPVPQGPGIGVTLNRDFLADVSELYEEHRA; from the coding sequence ATGCTCCGAATTGACGCCGCTGAACTCTGGCTCGTGCGCCTGCCCCTGAAGTTCCGTTTCGAGACGAGTTTCGGGGTGCAGACGGAGAAGCTGGTGCCGCTGCTCGTGCTACACGGGGACGGCGTGCAGGGGTTGAGCGAGGGGACAATGGAATTCGCGCCGATGTACCGGGAGGAGACCATCGCCGGGGCGCTGCATCTGCTGCGCGAGGTGTTTCTGCCGCGCGTGCTGGGCGAGACCTTCGCCAACCCGGAGGCGGTGGAGGCGGCGCTGGGTGGTTTTCGGGGCAACCGCATGGCGCGGGCGATGGTGGAGATGGCCGCGTGGGACCTGTGGGCACGGACCCTCGGTGTGGGGCTGGGAACGCTGCTGGGAGGCCGCAAGACCGAGGTGGAGGTGGGGGTGAGCCTGGGTATTCAGGCAGACGAGGACGCGACGGTGGACGCGGTGCGTCGACATGTCGAGCAGGGCTACCGGCGCATCAAGCTCAAGATCAAGCCGGGCTGGGACGTGCAGCCCGTCCGCGCGGCGCGGGAGGCCTTTCCCGACATCCGCCTGACCGTGGACGCCAACAGCGCCTATACCCTTGCGGACTCGGGGCGGCTGGCGGCGCTGGACGCTTACGACCTGACGTATACAGAACAGCCGCTTGCGTGGGACGACCTCGTGGACCATGCGGAGTTGCAGCGCCGACTGCGGACGCCGCTGTGCCTTGACGAGAGCGTGGCGAGCGCCGCCGACGCCCGCAAGGGACTGGCCCTCGGGGCGGGGCGGGTCATCAACGTCAAGGTCGCGCGGGTCGGGGGCCTCGCGGAGGCGCGGCGCGTCCACGACCTCGCCCACGCCTTCGGGGTGCCCGTGTGGTGCGGCGGGATGCTGGAGAGCGGCGTGGGCCGGGCGCACAACATCCACCTCTCCACCCTGCCGAACTTCACGCTGCCGGGCGACACGAGCAGCGCCAGCCGTTACTGGGAGACCGACGTGGTGAACGAGGGGCTGGAGGCCGAAGGCGGCCTGATGCCCGTGCCGCAGGGTCCCGGCATCGGCGTCACCCTGAACCGGGACTTTCTGGC